One stretch of Candidatus Saccharibacteria bacterium oral taxon 488 DNA includes these proteins:
- a CDS encoding GNAT family N-acetyltransferase gives MAIIKLMHSGFLLRISIITLILSGSFHSGNTCLLQKLIYHPAGMIHLVVKKQGTVKISPLIVAPEYRGQFGIGSKLLRHAEDFARKHHARQLYCTVATQNQDTLKFLLRKGFHLAGKAQDHYKPGIDECMLYKPLNQSAAPDLSDISIVPFDEKKHAAAARQLILSRMGSNFNGVDDAWIDALFASYQRRDSRDVNAKYKLIFIAEQDGKVVGVVSATPKKGQPIKIMPLVAKSETVFEVLVANLPQLLAGYSRKLYVHLIPEPWQIACLQRHGWTIEGLFPEGYALDVTVQQWGFSLNKEGVSMRKMRIKRPYYDAIMSGRKTLEVRIGYNSIKRLKEGQLLQLENGHAFGVVRIKSIRIYDTFADMLATEPW, from the coding sequence ATGGCGATCATCAAGCTCATGCACAGCGGATTTTTACTACGCATATCAATAATAACATTGATTCTGTCGGGCAGTTTTCACTCGGGCAATACATGTTTATTGCAGAAGTTGATTTATCATCCTGCTGGAATGATTCATCTAGTTGTCAAGAAGCAGGGGACAGTTAAAATTAGTCCGCTCATCGTTGCGCCAGAATATCGCGGCCAATTTGGCATTGGCAGTAAGTTGCTTCGTCATGCCGAGGATTTTGCTCGCAAACACCACGCTCGGCAACTCTACTGTACAGTGGCTACCCAAAACCAAGACACGCTCAAGTTTCTATTGCGCAAAGGCTTTCATCTGGCTGGCAAGGCGCAAGATCATTATAAACCTGGCATCGACGAATGTATGCTGTACAAGCCGCTGAATCAGAGTGCAGCTCCCGATCTGTCAGATATTTCAATCGTCCCGTTTGACGAGAAAAAGCACGCCGCGGCGGCGCGCCAACTGATCCTATCGCGAATGGGCAGTAACTTTAATGGTGTGGATGATGCATGGATAGATGCGCTATTCGCCAGTTATCAGCGGCGTGATAGTCGAGATGTCAATGCTAAATATAAGCTCATTTTCATCGCTGAGCAGGATGGAAAGGTCGTTGGCGTTGTCAGCGCAACTCCAAAGAAAGGCCAGCCGATTAAAATCATGCCATTGGTAGCGAAATCAGAGACTGTTTTCGAAGTACTGGTAGCTAACTTGCCACAATTATTAGCTGGTTATAGTCGTAAGCTATATGTCCATCTCATTCCTGAGCCGTGGCAGATAGCTTGTTTGCAGCGACACGGCTGGACGATTGAAGGCTTATTTCCCGAAGGCTATGCGCTAGACGTCACTGTTCAGCAGTGGGGATTTAGTCTCAACAAGGAAGGAGTGTCTATGCGTAAGATGCGTATCAAGCGGCCGTACTACGACGCAATCATGTCGGGCCGCAAGACTTTAGAAGTCCGCATCGGCTACAATAGCATCAAGCGCCTTAAGGAGGGTCAGCTATTGCAGCTGGAAAACGGACATGCGTTCGGTGTAGTGCGAATCAAGTCAATTCGAATTTATGATACATTTGCTGATATGCTGGCGACCGAGCCATGGTGA
- a CDS encoding ABC transporter ATP-binding protein, which produces MSILTLRDIIYSYADGTSNVLNGINYQFEKGKFYAIVGSSGAGKSTLLGLLAGLDTPTGGQILFDDEDIAEQGYSHHRKHNISLVFQNYNLIDYLTPLENLKLVNPKATNETLHAMGLDDDHIHRNVMKLSGGQQQRVAIGRALVSHAPIILADEPTGNLDETTAADIIDILRRAAHENDKCVIVVTHSKQLAKQADVVLKLKDKKLRA; this is translated from the coding sequence ATGTCAATACTTACGCTACGCGATATCATTTACTCATACGCTGACGGCACCAGTAATGTGCTCAACGGCATCAATTATCAATTTGAAAAAGGCAAGTTCTACGCCATCGTCGGTAGTTCTGGCGCCGGTAAGTCGACACTGCTGGGGCTACTAGCGGGACTGGATACGCCGACTGGCGGGCAGATTTTGTTCGACGATGAAGATATCGCCGAGCAGGGCTATTCGCATCACCGCAAGCACAATATCTCGCTGGTATTTCAGAATTATAACCTGATCGATTATCTGACGCCACTGGAAAACTTGAAATTAGTTAATCCCAAAGCCACCAACGAAACCTTGCACGCCATGGGTCTGGATGACGATCACATTCACCGTAATGTCATGAAACTTTCTGGCGGACAGCAACAGCGCGTAGCGATCGGCCGAGCCCTCGTCTCACATGCACCGATCATCTTGGCGGACGAGCCGACCGGCAACCTGGACGAAACCACCGCCGCCGACATCATCGACATCCTGCGCCGGGCCGCCCACGAAAACGACAAGTGTGTCATCGTCGTTACCCACAGCAAACAGCTGGCCAAACAGGCCGATGTGGTGTTGAAGCTGAAGGATAAGAAGCTACGGGCATAG
- a CDS encoding NUDIX hydrolase, with amino-acid sequence MTMPELKHIRAAYRVSVKGLIHDNNGKLLFVRERSDTWDLPGGGLEHGEGIAEALRRECREELGTEIEIASAAPIIIPTWSKKFDTPVLIIAYQVRLASLPTTTTDVSELRYIGVDELGQVELDSTLSANIDQFYI; translated from the coding sequence ATGACTATGCCTGAGCTCAAACATATCCGAGCCGCCTATCGCGTGTCAGTCAAGGGACTGATTCATGATAATAATGGAAAGTTACTATTTGTCCGCGAGAGGAGCGATACATGGGATTTACCCGGTGGCGGGCTAGAGCACGGCGAGGGCATAGCCGAGGCCTTGCGGCGCGAGTGCCGAGAAGAGCTGGGCACCGAGATAGAAATTGCAAGCGCAGCGCCGATCATCATCCCAACATGGAGCAAAAAGTTCGACACCCCAGTGCTCATTATCGCCTACCAAGTTCGCCTCGCGTCGCTACCCACAACCACGACAGATGTCAGTGAGCTGCGGTATATTGGGGTCGATGAGCTAGGGCAGGTTGAGCTTGACTCGACACTGTCGGCCAATATAGATCAGTTTTATATATAG
- a CDS encoding FtsX-like permease family protein yields MTIIKRAWTAVARRRRRSLTIALIMTLIFTLLIGTLTVQQTMAQLKQSVERNIRAGFSIASKQPSGEVPMEMARQVQRAHGVKAHNFQSETTAELPGKQLVDVAGSGVQLDSGIAGEAKVTGATQSDLLSEFTGRFYQLEQGKHLTKRDQNAALVHKTFAEKNGIKPGDKLDITKDGRRVTVTVSGIFSGKGEKPAVLQSDMAENHLITNLATAQQLTGSQQLTRATYFAEHPHQLKLLTDRAKSLPNVDWKKFSLTDNGAVFAGVLQNIAGIQNILTIATIGAAAAGLAVLSLVLVFWVRGRLHEIGILLSIGTSKRQIIGQFLAELAIIALVSSVFALAIGSVTSSQISTALTAQTDQNQRTEKTVVQATPIATYLQALTFGYMVVLLSAIAATAPIMRQSPKQILAKLS; encoded by the coding sequence ATGACGATTATCAAACGAGCCTGGACGGCTGTGGCGCGGCGGCGGCGTCGCAGCCTGACCATCGCCCTGATCATGACGCTGATTTTCACGCTGCTGATCGGCACGCTGACGGTACAGCAGACGATGGCGCAGCTGAAGCAATCGGTCGAGCGGAACATCCGCGCCGGCTTTAGTATCGCCAGCAAGCAACCATCCGGCGAGGTGCCGATGGAAATGGCACGACAGGTGCAGCGTGCACATGGCGTCAAAGCACACAATTTCCAATCAGAGACTACCGCGGAATTGCCGGGCAAGCAATTGGTTGACGTAGCGGGTAGCGGCGTGCAGCTGGACTCTGGGATCGCTGGCGAAGCGAAGGTAACGGGCGCCACACAAAGTGATCTGCTGAGCGAATTTACTGGTCGGTTCTACCAACTGGAGCAGGGTAAGCACCTGACCAAGCGCGATCAAAACGCGGCTCTGGTTCATAAAACATTTGCCGAGAAAAATGGCATCAAGCCAGGCGACAAGCTGGACATCACCAAAGACGGGCGGCGGGTGACGGTGACTGTCTCTGGTATCTTCAGCGGCAAAGGCGAGAAGCCAGCGGTCTTGCAGTCCGACATGGCGGAGAACCATCTCATCACCAACTTGGCTACGGCGCAGCAGCTGACGGGTAGTCAGCAGTTGACGCGGGCGACGTATTTCGCCGAACACCCACACCAGCTGAAGTTGCTAACGGACCGCGCTAAAAGCCTACCTAACGTCGATTGGAAAAAATTCAGTCTGACTGACAACGGGGCGGTATTCGCTGGCGTCCTCCAAAACATCGCTGGCATTCAAAACATTTTGACGATTGCCACCATCGGCGCAGCCGCGGCGGGGCTGGCAGTACTGTCACTGGTACTGGTGTTCTGGGTGCGCGGCCGCTTGCATGAAATTGGCATCTTGCTGTCCATCGGCACGTCGAAGCGGCAGATTATCGGGCAGTTCTTGGCAGAGCTGGCGATCATTGCTCTAGTTAGCTCGGTGTTCGCGCTCGCCATCGGCTCGGTTACCTCATCGCAAATTTCTACTGCCCTGACGGCACAAACCGACCAAAACCAGCGCACAGAAAAGACCGTAGTGCAAGCCACGCCAATAGCAACTTATCTGCAGGCTTTAACCTTCGGTTACATGGTCGTTCTGCTATCAGCCATCGCTGCCACCGCGCCAATCATGCGCCAATCACCAAAGCAAATTTTAGCAAAACTAAGTTAG
- a CDS encoding cation-transporting P-type ATPase: MHFYQSSSDETLRRLSSSDSGLSVAEVQRRQKRYGLNIIKVQSEPLWRIILEPFLDIFMLVLLIAAIISLWHGEAIDAIIIFVIAAISAVIFYIQRFSTDRVLRSLSRHDAQKVDVHRVNRTTRVDASQLVPGDVVSLAEGEKVPADIRLIRSANLRVDEAQLTGESLPISKQTDALTGTKEMYEQTNMLFQGSFVVSGTGTGVVVATGNQTEFGNLAMLSKRESTQSPVQRKIDTLITRVIAAVSAIALVAFGLSLLRGMDVLESLRFVMALAVSAVPESLPIAISVVLVLGMRRMATKKALVHQMRAIETIGVITTIATDKTGTLTKNKLTVQQTWTPDEATENIDRIIGLAVNRAHAKSHDPLDIALNEYARKQSAAPRHAPVRDLPFSQAHAMSATIWHHGRQFRLYVKGAPEAILAACRVSTRTKKRAQQMLDEMTARGYRVIGLATGELDEAIDSFDQLGKLTFAGFVAVADVLRPEAPRAIGAALKAGVSVRMITGDHFETAYQIGRELGMVESRDEVFDCRDMAKLSDEQLDAIVTKTKVFSRVIPEQKYRLLTILKKHHITAMTGDGVNDVPALTNAHVGVAMGSGSHIAKDAGDIILLNDNFKTIIDAMREGRTIIANIRRMLFYLLSTNTGELITMLGALLIGIKTPLEPVQILWVNLVTDTSMVIPLGLEPGEKQAMNRPPEHPDAPILSRQMIWRMVIVAATMSVMALAVYIFFEKHYGHDYAQTLAFISLVVSQWANAFNARSDSESIFTRLKVMNASFYAGIGLSVLLQLLVFFGPLGTILHITPINFWHGALIGLASFVIPIITCEIHKWWGRRNDYA; the protein is encoded by the coding sequence ATGCATTTTTATCAATCATCAAGCGACGAGACGCTGCGGCGACTTAGTTCCTCGGATAGCGGCCTGAGTGTGGCCGAAGTCCAGCGCCGCCAAAAACGCTATGGCCTCAACATCATCAAAGTCCAATCCGAACCGCTCTGGCGCATCATTCTCGAGCCATTCCTTGATATTTTTATGCTCGTCCTGCTCATCGCCGCCATCATCAGCCTCTGGCACGGCGAGGCCATTGACGCCATCATCATCTTTGTCATCGCCGCCATCTCGGCCGTTATTTTCTATATTCAGCGATTCTCGACCGACCGCGTGCTACGCAGCCTGTCGCGCCACGATGCCCAAAAAGTTGATGTCCACCGAGTCAATCGTACCACCCGCGTCGACGCCAGTCAGCTAGTTCCGGGCGACGTCGTTTCGCTAGCCGAGGGCGAGAAAGTCCCCGCCGACATCCGCCTCATTCGTAGCGCCAATTTGCGGGTGGACGAGGCGCAACTGACCGGCGAATCGCTGCCAATCTCCAAACAAACCGACGCCCTCACCGGCACCAAAGAAATGTACGAGCAAACCAACATGCTATTTCAAGGCTCATTCGTCGTTAGCGGCACCGGCACCGGCGTGGTCGTTGCCACCGGCAATCAGACCGAGTTCGGTAATCTCGCCATGCTCTCGAAGCGCGAATCGACCCAAAGCCCAGTCCAGCGAAAAATCGACACCCTGATCACCAGAGTCATCGCCGCTGTCTCGGCCATCGCCCTCGTCGCCTTTGGGCTGAGCTTGCTACGCGGCATGGATGTACTCGAGAGTCTGCGCTTCGTCATGGCCCTCGCGGTGAGCGCCGTGCCGGAGAGTTTGCCGATTGCGATTTCCGTGGTGCTAGTCTTGGGGATGCGGCGGATGGCCACCAAAAAGGCACTGGTGCATCAGATGCGCGCCATCGAGACCATCGGTGTCATCACCACCATCGCTACTGACAAGACAGGCACGCTAACCAAGAACAAGCTGACCGTACAGCAAACCTGGACGCCGGACGAGGCGACAGAGAATATCGACCGCATCATCGGGCTGGCGGTCAACCGCGCTCACGCCAAGAGCCACGATCCGCTGGACATCGCCCTCAATGAATACGCCCGCAAGCAGAGCGCCGCCCCGCGCCACGCGCCAGTTCGTGACCTGCCATTCAGTCAGGCCCACGCCATGTCCGCCACCATCTGGCATCACGGCCGGCAGTTTCGCTTGTACGTCAAGGGTGCGCCCGAAGCCATCCTGGCAGCGTGCCGCGTCTCGACCCGCACCAAAAAGCGCGCCCAGCAAATGCTTGATGAGATGACCGCCCGCGGCTACCGAGTGATTGGGCTGGCGACGGGCGAGCTGGACGAGGCAATTGATAGCTTTGATCAGCTCGGCAAGCTGACGTTCGCCGGCTTCGTGGCCGTGGCTGATGTGCTGCGACCAGAGGCACCGCGGGCCATCGGGGCTGCTCTGAAAGCGGGTGTGTCGGTGCGGATGATCACCGGCGATCATTTCGAGACGGCCTATCAGATTGGCCGGGAACTTGGCATGGTCGAGAGCCGCGATGAGGTGTTTGACTGCCGTGATATGGCCAAGCTGTCCGATGAGCAGCTGGACGCCATCGTCACTAAAACCAAAGTATTCTCCCGCGTCATCCCCGAGCAAAAATACCGTCTACTGACCATTCTCAAAAAGCACCACATCACCGCCATGACCGGCGACGGCGTCAACGACGTGCCGGCACTGACTAACGCTCATGTCGGCGTGGCTATGGGTTCGGGCTCACACATCGCCAAAGACGCTGGCGATATCATTCTGCTCAACGATAATTTCAAGACCATCATCGACGCCATGCGCGAGGGGCGCACCATCATCGCCAACATCCGCCGGATGCTGTTTTATCTACTGTCGACTAATACTGGCGAGCTGATCACCATGCTCGGCGCGCTGCTCATCGGCATCAAGACGCCGCTGGAGCCGGTGCAAATCCTCTGGGTTAATCTGGTGACTGACACCTCGATGGTCATTCCGCTTGGCCTGGAACCGGGTGAAAAGCAAGCCATGAATCGCCCACCGGAACACCCCGACGCACCGATTCTCAGCCGTCAAATGATCTGGCGGATGGTCATCGTCGCCGCTACCATGTCGGTCATGGCGCTGGCCGTCTATATCTTTTTCGAGAAGCATTACGGCCACGACTACGCGCAGACGCTGGCCTTTATCTCGCTAGTGGTCAGCCAGTGGGCCAATGCCTTCAACGCCCGCTCCGACAGTGAATCGATCTTCACCCGCCTCAAGGTTATGAACGCCAGTTTTTACGCTGGCATCGGCCTGTCGGTACTGTTACAGCTACTCGTCTTCTTTGGCCCGCTTGGCACAATCCTCCACATCACGCCGATCAACTTCTGGCACGGCGCACTCATCGGCCTCGCCTCGTTCGTCATCCCGATCATCACCTGCGAGATACACAAGTGGTGGGGCAGGAGGAATGACTATGCCTGA
- a CDS encoding ABC transporter permease codes for MSFMQRAWLYITRKKLKTLILLAILLCMSTIMLSGFAIKHSTDAAAQSLDKTLKAGFTLGNNPRTNPGTARGSGTVSNKDIDAVKNLEGVTDYVKRQNATVDFINTKLVPLPSGGSGYDAQKDKQFGNAATIIGVNKSESEKKFRAESLKLIAGRHITENDSHKILVHEDFAKANNLKLGSKIKLKTNQYDTDNEHPSKDEVEVEIVGIFNGKNPKQATYQVELFENLFLTDLTTTRRLNAYTEQNEIYQDATFFTKGTKQLDEVMARANKLPVNWQKYQLNKNSQELAGVTGAVNGVYGLIDGMLWATALVSVAVIGMVLYLWMNERKREAGVLLATGVPQSKIVLQYIAELVMIAVLSFGASYFTAGLIAQQLGDHVVSQAAQNATRQAGSSLNGASLGADADSVTSSRTLDKVTVGVQPTDLLAVWGAGLAVIIIAVLLASRPITQSTPKELLTEVD; via the coding sequence ATGTCATTCATGCAACGTGCCTGGTTGTATATCACCAGGAAAAAACTTAAAACGCTGATTTTGTTGGCGATTTTGCTGTGTATGTCGACGATTATGCTGAGTGGATTTGCCATCAAGCATTCGACCGACGCGGCGGCGCAGTCGCTAGACAAAACGCTCAAGGCCGGCTTCACGCTGGGCAATAATCCGCGCACCAATCCAGGAACCGCTCGCGGTTCGGGAACGGTATCGAACAAAGACATCGATGCAGTGAAGAACCTGGAGGGTGTGACGGACTATGTCAAACGCCAGAACGCCACGGTCGATTTTATCAATACCAAGCTAGTGCCACTACCGAGCGGCGGCAGCGGCTATGACGCCCAAAAAGACAAGCAATTTGGCAACGCCGCCACCATCATCGGTGTCAATAAATCTGAGTCCGAGAAGAAGTTCCGGGCTGAGTCGCTCAAGCTCATCGCTGGCCGGCACATCACCGAGAACGATTCGCACAAGATTTTGGTGCACGAAGACTTTGCCAAGGCCAACAACCTTAAGCTGGGCAGTAAAATTAAGTTAAAGACTAATCAATACGACACCGACAACGAGCATCCATCTAAGGACGAGGTGGAAGTAGAAATCGTCGGTATATTTAATGGCAAAAACCCAAAGCAGGCGACTTATCAGGTGGAGTTGTTTGAGAATTTGTTCTTGACTGATCTCACGACAACTCGCCGATTGAACGCGTATACAGAGCAAAATGAGATTTACCAGGATGCTACGTTCTTCACCAAAGGCACCAAGCAGCTGGATGAGGTAATGGCGCGGGCGAATAAATTGCCGGTCAATTGGCAAAAGTATCAATTGAATAAGAATAGCCAGGAACTGGCTGGCGTGACTGGTGCGGTGAACGGCGTGTACGGCTTGATCGACGGTATGTTGTGGGCAACGGCGCTGGTCAGTGTCGCAGTGATCGGCATGGTGCTGTATTTGTGGATGAATGAGCGCAAGCGCGAAGCGGGCGTGCTCTTGGCAACGGGCGTACCGCAGTCAAAGATTGTGCTGCAATATATCGCTGAGCTGGTGATGATCGCAGTGCTGAGCTTCGGTGCGTCGTACTTTACCGCAGGGCTGATCGCACAACAACTGGGCGATCATGTGGTGTCGCAGGCGGCACAGAATGCCACGCGTCAAGCCGGCAGTTCCCTCAACGGTGCATCGCTCGGTGCTGACGCTGACTCGGTGACGTCATCGCGGACGCTCGACAAGGTGACGGTTGGTGTACAACCGACGGATCTGCTGGCGGTGTGGGGCGCTGGACTGGCGGTGATCATCATTGCGGTACTCCTGGCTTCGCGGCCGATTACCCAGTCAACGCCAAAAGAATTACTTACCGAAGTGGATTAG